In Akkermansia muciniphila ATCC BAA-835, the genomic stretch GATTCCCTTCCTGGCTTCCGGAGCCTTATGCTCGATATTGACGTCACAATGCTTCACGCCGGGCAAATGTTTCATCACGCCGTGAACGCCTTCAAAAATGTAACGGGGAATATCCGCATTCTTGCTCTCAATCACTAAATCAATCGTGACGTTGTTTTCAGCGTCAATGTCAATCTTTTTCACCAGCCCGAAAGATACGATATCACGGCTGAACCCCGGAAATTTTACCGTGGTCAGCGCAGCCCGTATCAATTCCGGAGTCAATTCCTGTTGTGTCGTCATATATCTGAAATATTCATGGTTGCATCAACATTCCGGCCCCGTGCCTCCGGCATGCAGAATGCTCCGGAATATGAAAAAAGGGGACGGCAAAACCGGGAAGTAAAAATACTCCCTTTTTTATTTTTGACAACGCCTAATTCAGACAAAACGGCTTTTTGCCCGCCGGATTTGCAATGACCCGGATACTAAGAAATGGCGGGACGGCCGCAGCCCCGCTATTGGTGAAATAAAAAACAGGAGGGAGGGGGAAAATTTATTCCCCCTGCTGCTTCAGTGTCTCCCGGATATCCTGGAGAGCGGCGATGAAATCATCCAAAATTTCCGCAGGCACCATAATCCGGTCCCGGTTGGAGCTCACCTTTTCCGTAATACGCACCACTTTGCCGCGCGCATTCTGTTTGAGATCAAGAAAGAACGTCTTGCGTTCCGCAATGATTTTTTCTGTACAAATAATATCGTCCTCCACGGCTGTAATCTACCTCTGGTTGAATGAGGATTTCAGGATAAAGCTTCCCCGCTGGCGGGTCAATGTTTTATTTACCCCGGCAGATGCGGCCGGGAAGCAAAAACCGGAAAAATAACGGTATTTTTCCGGCAGGGCATCCGTTCTTCGGGCAAACTGGCAGCAATCCGGCGTCCCGGCGTTAACTGCGGCAACGTGATTGACCAACATGAATGGAGAACAGGAAAGAACACAGGAGCCGTCTCAAAAAAGAACACTGTCGCCCGGGCCTGTTCACGAAGCTCATTGATCCTCTTCCTGTTCATTTTGAGCCATCCAACCGGCAGGAGGAGCTTTTTCCGCCCTTCAGCTTCCGGCCCGCCCCACGCAAGGGAACGGGAAGAAAATGGAAAAGCCATGAGAACCGCCCACGTCCCCCGGAAAGGAGCGCCGCCCATCAGCATTCCGCACGCCATCTGGCCTGTTCCGTCTTGTAGAGCTTGTACGTGACGGCGTCCGCCAGGGCTTCCAGGCTGGCCTCAATAATGTTGTAGGAAACGCCCACAGTGGTCCAGGTGGCGACGCCGTCCGAGGACTCAATAAGCACGCGGACATTGGAGCCGGTTCCGTTTTCATCCTCCGCCTCCGGAATGTTCGTCCGGGTGGGGGAAAGCACGCGCACCTTGTAGTCGATGAGGTGCATCTGCTCCAATTCCGGATACCAGCGCGTCAGGGCGCGGCGCAGAGCCCTGTCCAGCGCATGCACGGGGCCAAAGCCCCCGGCGGCGGTGTGCTCCACATTGCCGTGGACATCCAGCTTGAGGGAGGCTTCCACCATCATGTCCGGGTCCATTTCATGGCGTGAGGTCAGCACCACAGTGCGCAGGATGTTGAAATACGGTTTCAAGGCATTGTCCGGCATGTGCCGCAGGAAGAGCAGCTCCGCGCTGGCCGGG encodes the following:
- a CDS encoding DNA/RNA-binding protein, yielding MEDDIICTEKIIAERKTFFLDLKQNARGKVVRITEKVSSNRDRIMVPAEILDDFIAALQDIRETLKQQGE